A single region of the Vanacampus margaritifer isolate UIUO_Vmar chromosome 13, RoL_Vmar_1.0, whole genome shotgun sequence genome encodes:
- the ociad2 gene encoding OCIA domain-containing protein 2: MSTEASGKKENPSKGEWKCPFSEGYIKREDVRKVWKECHEQSFWYRALPLSLTSMSITGALIYNGIWKKSKRFGPFPKLAAAGILGFAVGKVSYMSTCRRKFQELGPGIEPPFGPWSGPFSHGQRSCQHVCEECKKKAQAAPTE; this comes from the exons ATGAGTACTGAAGCGAGCGGGAAGAAAGAAAATCCCAGCAAAGGAGAGTGGAAG TGCCCCTTCTCTGAAGGATATATCAAGAGGGAAGACGTGAGAAAGGTGTGGAAAGAATGTCATGAGCAAAGCTTCTGGTATAGAG CTCTTCCCCTGTCCCTTACTAGCATGTCTATCACTGGAGCTCTCATCTACAAtg GTATTTGGAAAAAGTCAAAGCGGTTTGGCCCCTTTCCAAAACTAGCAG ctgCCGGAATCCTTGGCTTTGCTGTGGGGAAAGTATCTTACATGAGCACCTGTCGTCGGAAGTTCCAAGAGCTTGGCCCTGGGATCGAGCCCCCATTTGGCCCCTGGTCTGGCCCTTTTAGCCATGGACAGCGATCCTGTCAACATGTGTGTGAAGAGTGTAAGAAAAAAGCTCAGGCTGCACCAACAGaatga
- the dcun1d4 gene encoding DCN1-like protein 4 isoform X1 encodes MHSDAANFQLNSHLTTLASIHKIHHTLHRLNLTEDVGQESHTSACCSRAMPPRKKRRPTAGDDMSAKKSRQDRKIDSPLIREEETFSNKRCLEWFYEYAGCDDVVGPEGMEKFCEDIGVEPENVVMLVLAWKLDAQSMGYFTLQEWLRGMGSLQCDSTERLRNSLDFLRSVLNDSTSFKLIYRYAFDFAREKDQRSLDLNTAKCMLGLLLGKTWPLFPVFNQFLEQSKYKVVNKDQWCNVLEFSRTINLDLSNYDEDGAWPVLLDEFVEWYKERQMS; translated from the exons ATGCACTCTGATGCGGCCA attttcagCTGAATTCTCACTTGACTACGCTGGCCAGCATCCATAAGATTCACCACACATTGCACAGGCTG AATCTCACGGAAGACGTTGGACAGGAGAGCCACACGTCGG CTTGTTGCTCCAGAGCCATGCCCCCGAGGAAAAAGAGGAGACCCACTGCTGGGGATGACATGTCAGCGAAGAAGAGTCGGCAGGACAG AAAAATTGACTCTCCGCTCATCCGCGAGGAGGAAACCTTTTCCAACAAGAGATGCTTGGAATGGTTCTATGAATATGCCG GCTGCGATGACGTGGTGGGTCCAGAGGGCATGGAGAAGTTCTGCGAGGACATCGGAGTGGAACCAGAGAAT GTTGTGATGCTGGTGCTGGCGTGGAAGCTGGATGCTCAGAGCATGGGCTACTTCACGCTGCAGGAGTGGCTGAGGGGCATGGGCTCGCTGCA GTGCGACTCTACCGAAAGGTTGAGGAACTCGCTGGACTTCCTGAGATCCGTCCTCAACGACAGCACCAGCTTCAAGCTCATTTACCGATACGCCTTTGACTTTGCCAGG GAGAAGGATCAGAGGAGTTTGGACTTAAACACAGCCAAGTGCATGCTGGGGCTTCTGTTGGGAAAGACGTGGCCCCTCTTTCCGGTCTTTAATCAATTTCTAGAG CAATCCAAGTACAAAGTGGTCAACAAAGACCAGTGGTGCAACGTGTTGGAGTTCAGCCGGACAATCAACTTGGACCTCAGCAACTACGATGAGGACGGAGCCT GGCCCGTCTTGTTGGACGAGTTTGTGGAATGGTACAAGGAAAGACAGATGTCCTAG
- the dcun1d4 gene encoding DCN1-like protein 4 isoform X2, with the protein MPPRKKRRPTAGDDMSAKKSRQDRKIDSPLIREEETFSNKRCLEWFYEYAGCDDVVGPEGMEKFCEDIGVEPENVVMLVLAWKLDAQSMGYFTLQEWLRGMGSLQCDSTERLRNSLDFLRSVLNDSTSFKLIYRYAFDFAREKDQRSLDLNTAKCMLGLLLGKTWPLFPVFNQFLEQSKYKVVNKDQWCNVLEFSRTINLDLSNYDEDGAWPVLLDEFVEWYKERQMS; encoded by the exons ATGCCCCCGAGGAAAAAGAGGAGACCCACTGCTGGGGATGACATGTCAGCGAAGAAGAGTCGGCAGGACAG AAAAATTGACTCTCCGCTCATCCGCGAGGAGGAAACCTTTTCCAACAAGAGATGCTTGGAATGGTTCTATGAATATGCCG GCTGCGATGACGTGGTGGGTCCAGAGGGCATGGAGAAGTTCTGCGAGGACATCGGAGTGGAACCAGAGAAT GTTGTGATGCTGGTGCTGGCGTGGAAGCTGGATGCTCAGAGCATGGGCTACTTCACGCTGCAGGAGTGGCTGAGGGGCATGGGCTCGCTGCA GTGCGACTCTACCGAAAGGTTGAGGAACTCGCTGGACTTCCTGAGATCCGTCCTCAACGACAGCACCAGCTTCAAGCTCATTTACCGATACGCCTTTGACTTTGCCAGG GAGAAGGATCAGAGGAGTTTGGACTTAAACACAGCCAAGTGCATGCTGGGGCTTCTGTTGGGAAAGACGTGGCCCCTCTTTCCGGTCTTTAATCAATTTCTAGAG CAATCCAAGTACAAAGTGGTCAACAAAGACCAGTGGTGCAACGTGTTGGAGTTCAGCCGGACAATCAACTTGGACCTCAGCAACTACGATGAGGACGGAGCCT GGCCCGTCTTGTTGGACGAGTTTGTGGAATGGTACAAGGAAAGACAGATGTCCTAG